The Mangrovimonas cancribranchiae nucleotide sequence GGCAAACAACTTATGCAAAAAGCTATCGATTTAACAAATGGCGACATTGCACTTCACGTAGAACCTAACAATCCTGCCATTCACCTTTACGAAAAACTAGGATTTGAAAACAAATATCTTGAAATGCGGCTGAAAAAGTAAACAGTCTGTATGAACCTTATAGATATTCTTGTTTTTATTATTTACATGATTGTCGTTCTGGCAATCGGATTTTATTACTACAGAAAGAACAAAAGTGCAAGCGACTACTACGTAGGCGGTAACAATATGAGTAGTTGGCACGTAGGCCTATCGGTTGTCGCTACCGATGTTGGTGGCGGTTTCTCCATTGGTCTTGGCGGCTTAGGGTTTGTTATGGGCCTATCTGGTTCTTGGATGTTATTTACAGGACTTGTAGGCGCCTGGCTAAGTGCCGTATTTTTAATACCAAAAGTGATTAAGGACGGGCATCAATTCAACCTCTTAACATTTCCCGAACTTTTAAAGCGCAATTATGGTAAAAACGTAGCGCTTGTTGCTGGTATTATTTCATTTATTGGGTATCTTGGCTTTACCGCTTCACAACTATTAGCTGGTGCAAAGTTAGCTATTGGCACGTTTCCCGAATTAAGCTTAAATCACGCCTTAATTATCATGGGGGGCATTGCTTTATTGTATACTGTATTTGGTGGCATAAAAGCCGTTATCTACACCGATACATTTCAATGGATTATTTTAATGATAGGCTTGATTTTTATTGGAATTCCCATAGCTTACTCAACGCTTGGTGGCTTTGAAACCATTTCAAAAGCATTACCTAAAGAGTTTTTCAGTCTAACCAACCTCACTTGGATTGACATATTAAATTGGAGTATTACCATTATCCCAATTTGGTTTGTTGGGATGACACTTTACCAACGAATTTATGCCTGTAAAAACGAAAAAACAGCTAAAAAAGCATGGTACATTGCTGGTTTTTTTGAATACCCCATTATGGCTTTTATGGGTGTTGCCCTTGGTTTACTAGCTCGTGTTGCTGCAGAACAAGGTGTTTTTGCTCCAGAAGGTTTTATATCTGCTGCTGGTATGGATCCTGAAATAGGCTTGCCTATGTTACTTAAAAACGTATTACCCGTAGGATTAATGGGCTTAATGCTATCGGCTTATTTTTCGGCAATTATGTCTACTGCAGATAGTTGTTTACTGGCTGCTTCGGGTAATTTTACTACAGATATTTTAGGAATGAATGACAGCAATCCTAAAACTATTCGCATATCACAAATTATAACTTTTGCTATTGGTTTTTGCGCCATCGTAATTGCCACGTTAATGACTAGTGTTTTAGATTTAATGCTTAGCTCCTATGCGTTTATGGTTTCTGGTTTATTAGTTCCTGTGTTAGGAATGCTTTATTCAAAAGAAAAGAAACCTTTAGCAGCACTTTTAGCTATGCTTTTTGGTGGGTTTTCAACGTTAATCATCATGTTTATAGAAGCTGATATTCCTTATGGTTTAGATCCTATTTTAATTGGAATCTCAATTTCTTTGCTCACTTATCTTTTAGTTAAAAAATAAGCTGTATTTTTAAATGTGAACTTAAATAACCTAACGACATACCGAAAACACCTTCACCAATACCCAGAACTTTCTGGGCAAGAGAAACAGACTTCCAGACACCTTATTGAGGATTTAAAAAAGCTAAATCCAACACAAATTATCACCAATATTGGCGGGTATGGTTTTGCTGTTATTTTTGATAGTGGTAATACTGGTGAAACGGTTATGTTTCGCGCCGAATTAGATGCACTACCCATACAAGAAGTTAATACATTTTCGCATCACTCAAAAATTGAAGGCATTTCTCATAAATGTGGTCACGATGGCCATATGACAATTCTTTATGGTCTAGCGCAAAAACTACAAAAAACACCTATTTCAAAAGGAAGCGTCATCTTACTTTTTCAATCGGCTGAAGAAACCGGAGAAGGTGCTAAAGCTATTTTGAGCGATGAAAAATTCAAATCCATAACACCTGATTTTATTTTTTCACTTCACAATGTCCCAGGTTACCCTTTTGGTAATATTATCTGTAAAACGGGAACATTCACAGCATCGGTTGTTAGTCTAGCTATTGTTTTAAAAGGTAAAACAGCACATGCCGCAGAACCTGAAAATGGCATTAACCCAGATATTGCATTACAGGAGCTCATCTTCAAGATTAAACAACTGGAAAACCCTAACCAAAACGCTAAATATTTTTCAACTATTGCTACGGTTTATGCTGCTTTAGGCTCAAAAGACTATGGCATTTCTGCTGGTAATGCGGAGCTTCATTTTACTATTCGCTGCTGGGCTTTGGAGCAACTTAACACTCTAAAACAGAGCATCTCAAAAATAGTCGAGACAACTTGCAACAAACATCAACTAAAGTATCACATAGAATGGTTTGAAGAGTTTGCTTCTAATCATAATAACAAAACCGCCACAAAACACATAGAACAAGCGGCAAAACAACTAAACTATAACTACATTGAAAAAACGCATCCGTTTAAATGGGGAGAAGACTTTGGATTGTTTACACAGCATTACAAAGGCGCCATGTTTGGCTTAAGCGCAGGAGAACACACATCTGCTTTACACAATCCTGATTACGATTTTCCCGACAGTATAATAGTAAACGGAGTTTCAATGTTTTATCAAATTTTAAAACAAATCAATGCCTAATTCAATTATAGAAATTAGCCAAGAGGCTATAAATAATAATATCTCGTACATTAAATCGCTGTTAAACGACAAAACAACCATGTCTTGTGTGTTAAAAGGAAATGCCTACGGACATGGCATATCGGTCATGGTTCCTGCATTACAAAAAGTTGGTATACATCATTTTTCGGTATTTAATTCGTTGGAAGCGCGTCAAGTTTTTAACAAAGCAAAAGGAGAATTCACCATTATGGTTATGGGCGATATTAGTGACGAAGATGCTCATTGGATGATTGAAAACCATATTGAGTTTTATACATTCAATTTACAGCGCATTCAAAATATGCTGGAGATTGCCAAAACAAAAAATACATCTATAAACATTCATTTAGAGATTGAAACTGGTATGAACAGAACGGGTTTTAGCAAAAGCGATTGGCAAGAGTTAATTCATATTATAAAAAACAACCATAAATTTATAAATGTAAAAGGTATTTGCACACATTATGCAGGAGCAGAAAGCGTAAGTAATTATGTGCGTGTAAAATTGCAACGCAATATTTTTAAAAAAGCTATTAAGTATTTTAAAAATGAAGGTATTCAACCAGAACGCATCCACAGTTCTTGCAGTGCAGCAATCTTGGCGTTCCCTCAAGATAATTTTGATATGGTTCGTATTGGTATTCTTCATTATGGATTATGGCCAAGCAGAGAGACGTTTATCTCTCATATGACAAAACACAATCTTGAACATTCGCCGCTTAAACCTATTTTATCGTGGACATCTTATATTATGGATATTAAACACGTGAACAAAGGCGAATACATTGGTTACGGAAATTCGTATCTTGCTGAAAACAACATGACTATTGCCTCTGTTCCTATTGGTTATGGTTATGGTTACAGTAGAAGTTTAAGTAATCAAGGGCGCGTTATTGTTAATAATAACCGTTTTAGTGTTATTGGTATTGTAAACATGAATATGCTTTTAATAGATATTACTGCAGACCAAAATGTAGCCATTAACGACAATGTATTTTTAATAGGCAAACAAGGCGATCATGAAATTACCGTATCGTCTTTTGGAAACATGACCGATCAATTAAATTATGAAGTACTATCCAGAATAGACAAAGACATTCCAAGGATTTTAAAATAACACTATGGCTTACTTTACATTAAATAAAGCATCATTAACACACAATTACAGGTTTCTTCAGCAACTGTTCAATAAAGAAGGAATGACTTGGGCGCCTGTTTTAAAACTACTTTGCGGTCATGAAAAATATTTAGAATTTGTGCTTTTGTTAGGAGACGAACAAGTTTGCGATGCTAGATTATCTAACCTTAAAACCATAAAAAAATTAAAGCCTAGCGTTGAAACTATTTACATTAAACCACCAGCAAAACGCAGTATTAAAAACATTGTTAAATATGCCGATGTAAGCTTTAACACCGAATACACAACCATTAAATGGCTATCTGAAGAAGCTGGAAGACAAAACAAAATCCACCGGGTTATTATTATGATAGAATTAGGTGATTTACGCGAAGGCATCATGGGTGACCATTTAATGGATTTTTACGAAAAAGTTTTTGAACTCCCCAACATAAAGGTTGCTGGCATTGGTACAAACCTTAATTGTTTAAGTGGTGTTATGCCAAGTAAAGACAAACTCATACAATTATGTTTATACGAACAGTTAATTGAAGCAAAATTTAATCGTAAAATTGAAGGTGTTACAGGTGGTTCGTCTGTCATGGTACCGCTTTTAATAAAAGGCATTGTACCCGAAGGCATTAACCATTTTAGAGTTGGTGAAACCCTATTTTTTGGCACCGACTTGTTTGAAAACAATACCATAGAAGGCATGAAAGACGATGTATTTACCCTACACTCTGAAATCATTGAAATAACAGAAAAACCTAGTGTTCCATATGGAAAACTAGACAAAAACCCTTCTGGAGAACTATTTGAAATTGATGAAACTAAATTCACCGAAATTCAAAAACGTGCCATTTTAGACATTGGATTATTAGATATTTCAAAAGTCGATTTTTTAAAACCTATAAATACTTCATTAAATTTTGTTGGTGCTAGTTCTGATATGTTAATAATAGACATTACCAATGCTAATCGCGCATACAAAGTAGGCGATATTATTAGCTTTAGAACAGATTACATGGGAGCCCTT carries:
- a CDS encoding sodium:solute symporter family protein; translated protein: MNLIDILVFIIYMIVVLAIGFYYYRKNKSASDYYVGGNNMSSWHVGLSVVATDVGGGFSIGLGGLGFVMGLSGSWMLFTGLVGAWLSAVFLIPKVIKDGHQFNLLTFPELLKRNYGKNVALVAGIISFIGYLGFTASQLLAGAKLAIGTFPELSLNHALIIMGGIALLYTVFGGIKAVIYTDTFQWIILMIGLIFIGIPIAYSTLGGFETISKALPKEFFSLTNLTWIDILNWSITIIPIWFVGMTLYQRIYACKNEKTAKKAWYIAGFFEYPIMAFMGVALGLLARVAAEQGVFAPEGFISAAGMDPEIGLPMLLKNVLPVGLMGLMLSAYFSAIMSTADSCLLAASGNFTTDILGMNDSNPKTIRISQIITFAIGFCAIVIATLMTSVLDLMLSSYAFMVSGLLVPVLGMLYSKEKKPLAALLAMLFGGFSTLIIMFIEADIPYGLDPILIGISISLLTYLLVKK
- a CDS encoding amidohydrolase; its protein translation is MNLNNLTTYRKHLHQYPELSGQEKQTSRHLIEDLKKLNPTQIITNIGGYGFAVIFDSGNTGETVMFRAELDALPIQEVNTFSHHSKIEGISHKCGHDGHMTILYGLAQKLQKTPISKGSVILLFQSAEETGEGAKAILSDEKFKSITPDFIFSLHNVPGYPFGNIICKTGTFTASVVSLAIVLKGKTAHAAEPENGINPDIALQELIFKIKQLENPNQNAKYFSTIATVYAALGSKDYGISAGNAELHFTIRCWALEQLNTLKQSISKIVETTCNKHQLKYHIEWFEEFASNHNNKTATKHIEQAAKQLNYNYIEKTHPFKWGEDFGLFTQHYKGAMFGLSAGEHTSALHNPDYDFPDSIIVNGVSMFYQILKQINA
- the alr gene encoding alanine racemase; its protein translation is MPNSIIEISQEAINNNISYIKSLLNDKTTMSCVLKGNAYGHGISVMVPALQKVGIHHFSVFNSLEARQVFNKAKGEFTIMVMGDISDEDAHWMIENHIEFYTFNLQRIQNMLEIAKTKNTSINIHLEIETGMNRTGFSKSDWQELIHIIKNNHKFINVKGICTHYAGAESVSNYVRVKLQRNIFKKAIKYFKNEGIQPERIHSSCSAAILAFPQDNFDMVRIGILHYGLWPSRETFISHMTKHNLEHSPLKPILSWTSYIMDIKHVNKGEYIGYGNSYLAENNMTIASVPIGYGYGYSRSLSNQGRVIVNNNRFSVIGIVNMNMLLIDITADQNVAINDNVFLIGKQGDHEITVSSFGNMTDQLNYEVLSRIDKDIPRILK
- a CDS encoding alanine/ornithine racemase family PLP-dependent enzyme encodes the protein MAYFTLNKASLTHNYRFLQQLFNKEGMTWAPVLKLLCGHEKYLEFVLLLGDEQVCDARLSNLKTIKKLKPSVETIYIKPPAKRSIKNIVKYADVSFNTEYTTIKWLSEEAGRQNKIHRVIIMIELGDLREGIMGDHLMDFYEKVFELPNIKVAGIGTNLNCLSGVMPSKDKLIQLCLYEQLIEAKFNRKIEGVTGGSSVMVPLLIKGIVPEGINHFRVGETLFFGTDLFENNTIEGMKDDVFTLHSEIIEITEKPSVPYGKLDKNPSGELFEIDETKFTEIQKRAILDIGLLDISKVDFLKPINTSLNFVGASSDMLIIDITNANRAYKVGDIISFRTDYMGALRVMNSEYIGKRLI